One window of Kosakonia cowanii JCM 10956 = DSM 18146 genomic DNA carries:
- the glpQ gene encoding glycerophosphodiester phosphodiesterase encodes MKLSFSRITAGLLLAGLMAGQALAAEKLVIAHRGASGYLPEHTLPAKAMAYAQGADYLEQDLVMTKDDRLVVLHDHYLDRVTDVAERFPDRARKDGRYYAIDFTLDEIRSLKFTEGFELKNSKKEQVFPGRFPMGKSDFRIHTFEEEIEFVQGLNHSTGKDIGIYPEIKAPWFHHQEGKDIAKATLEVLKKYGYSSKKDKVYLQCFDADELKRIKNELEPKMGMDLNLVQLIAYTKWNETQQKQPDGKWVNYDYDWMLKPGAMKQIAQYADGIGPDYHMLVADGSKPGHVQLTAMVKEAHASHLQVHPFTVRADQLPPYATDVNQLYEVLYHQAGVDGLFTDFPDKAVQFLKRK; translated from the coding sequence ATGAAATTGTCCTTTAGCCGCATTACGGCAGGCCTGCTGCTGGCGGGCCTGATGGCAGGCCAGGCGCTGGCCGCGGAGAAGCTGGTGATCGCCCATCGTGGCGCCAGCGGTTATCTGCCGGAGCATACGCTGCCCGCCAAAGCGATGGCCTATGCCCAGGGCGCGGATTATCTGGAGCAGGATCTGGTGATGACCAAAGATGATCGTCTGGTGGTGCTGCATGACCACTATCTCGATCGCGTCACCGATGTTGCTGAGCGTTTTCCCGACCGCGCCCGCAAAGATGGCCGCTATTACGCCATCGATTTCACGCTGGATGAGATCCGCTCGCTGAAATTCACCGAAGGGTTTGAGTTAAAGAACAGCAAGAAAGAGCAGGTTTTCCCGGGCCGTTTCCCGATGGGCAAATCCGATTTCCGTATTCATACCTTTGAAGAGGAGATTGAGTTTGTGCAGGGGCTGAACCACTCGACCGGCAAAGATATCGGGATCTACCCGGAGATCAAAGCCCCGTGGTTCCACCATCAGGAAGGGAAGGATATTGCGAAGGCGACCCTTGAGGTGCTGAAGAAGTATGGTTACAGCAGCAAGAAGGATAAGGTCTATTTGCAATGTTTCGACGCTGATGAACTTAAGCGCATCAAAAATGAGCTTGAGCCGAAGATGGGGATGGATCTCAATCTGGTGCAGCTGATTGCTTATACCAAATGGAATGAAACCCAGCAGAAGCAGCCGGACGGCAAATGGGTCAATTACGATTATGACTGGATGCTGAAACCCGGCGCGATGAAGCAGATTGCGCAGTACGCAGATGGTATCGGCCCCGATTACCATATGCTGGTGGCGGATGGTTCGAAGCCGGGCCACGTGCAGCTAACCGCAATGGTGAAAGAGGCGCATGCCAGCCATTTGCAGGTGCACCCGTTTACGGTGCGCGCCGATCAGCTGCCGCCGTATGCCACCGATGTGAATCAGCTTTATGAAGTGTTGTACCACCAGGCCGGGGTCGACGGGTTGTTTACCGATTTCCCCGATAAAGCGGTGCAGTTTTTAAAGCGTAAATAA
- the glpT gene encoding glycerol-3-phosphate transporter, with protein MLSIFKPAPHQSRVPDAQVDPLYRRLRWQIFLGIFFGYAAYYLVRKNFALAMPYLVEQGFSRGDLGFALSGISIAYGFSKFIMGSVSDRSNPRVFLPAGLILAAAVMLFMGFVPWATSSIAVMFVLLFLCGWFQGMGWPPCGRTMVHWWSQKERGSIVSVWNCAHNVGGGLPPLLFLLGMAWFNDWHAALYMPAFGAILVAIIAFALMRDTPQSCGLPPIEEYKNDYPDDYSDKHEEELTAKQIFMQYVLPNKLLWYIAIANVFVYLLRYGILDWSPTYLKEVKHFALDKSSWAYFLYEYAGIPGTLICGWMSDKVFKGNRGATGVFFMTLVTIATIVYWLNPAGNPGVDMACMIVIGFLIYGPVMLIGLHALELAPKKAAGTAAGFTGLFGYLGGSVAASAIVGYTVDFFGWDGGFMVMIGGSVLAVLLLIVVMIGEKRHHADVLARRQ; from the coding sequence ATGTTGAGCATTTTCAAACCCGCCCCCCACCAGTCTCGCGTGCCCGACGCGCAGGTTGATCCTCTGTACCGCCGCTTACGGTGGCAAATCTTTCTGGGCATCTTCTTTGGCTACGCCGCCTACTATCTGGTGCGTAAGAACTTTGCGCTGGCGATGCCCTATCTGGTGGAGCAGGGCTTCTCGCGCGGCGATCTGGGCTTTGCGCTGTCGGGGATCTCAATTGCCTACGGCTTCTCAAAATTCATTATGGGCTCGGTGTCGGATCGCTCGAATCCGCGCGTCTTCCTGCCCGCTGGTCTGATCCTCGCAGCGGCAGTAATGCTGTTTATGGGCTTTGTACCGTGGGCCACCTCAAGCATTGCGGTGATGTTTGTGCTGCTGTTCCTCTGCGGCTGGTTCCAGGGGATGGGCTGGCCGCCGTGCGGACGCACGATGGTGCACTGGTGGTCGCAGAAGGAGCGCGGCAGCATTGTGTCGGTGTGGAACTGCGCCCATAACGTCGGCGGCGGTCTGCCTCCGCTGCTGTTCCTGCTGGGGATGGCGTGGTTTAACGACTGGCATGCGGCGCTCTATATGCCAGCCTTTGGTGCCATTCTGGTGGCGATTATCGCTTTCGCACTGATGCGCGATACGCCGCAATCCTGCGGCCTGCCGCCGATTGAAGAGTACAAAAACGACTACCCGGATGATTACAGCGACAAGCATGAAGAGGAGCTGACGGCGAAGCAGATCTTTATGCAGTACGTGCTGCCGAACAAGCTGCTGTGGTATATCGCCATCGCTAACGTCTTTGTCTATCTGCTGCGCTACGGCATCCTCGACTGGTCGCCGACCTACCTGAAAGAGGTGAAGCATTTCGCGCTGGATAAATCCTCCTGGGCCTACTTCCTCTATGAGTATGCGGGCATTCCCGGCACGCTGATCTGCGGCTGGATGTCGGACAAAGTCTTTAAGGGTAACCGCGGCGCGACCGGCGTCTTCTTTATGACGCTGGTGACCATCGCCACTATCGTTTACTGGCTCAACCCGGCGGGCAACCCGGGCGTGGATATGGCCTGCATGATTGTCATTGGCTTCCTGATTTATGGCCCGGTAATGCTGATTGGTCTGCACGCGCTGGAGCTGGCACCGAAGAAGGCGGCCGGTACCGCGGCGGGCTTTACCGGCCTGTTTGGCTACCTCGGTGGCTCGGTGGCGGCGAGCGCCATTGTTGGCTATACCGTCGATTTCTTCGGCTGGGATGGCGGTTTCATGGTGATGATTGGTGGCAGCGTGTTAGCGGTTCTGCTGCTGATCGTGGTGATGATTGGCGAAAAACGCCATCACGCTGACGTGCTTGCGCGTCGTCAATAA
- the yfaE gene encoding class I ribonucleotide reductase maintenance protein YfaE yields MSRVTLRLSGTQVHCQEEHPSLLVALESQQVEVEYQCREGYCGSCRCRLVAGQVDWISEPLAFINEGEILPCCCRAKGDIEIEM; encoded by the coding sequence ATGAGCCGGGTTACGCTCCGCCTTTCCGGCACGCAGGTGCATTGCCAGGAAGAGCACCCTTCCCTGCTGGTGGCGCTGGAGTCCCAGCAGGTGGAAGTTGAATACCAGTGCCGTGAAGGCTACTGCGGCTCCTGCCGCTGTCGGCTGGTAGCAGGCCAGGTGGACTGGATTAGCGAGCCGCTGGCCTTTATCAACGAAGGGGAAATTTTGCCCTGCTGCTGCCGGGCGAAAGGCGATATCGAGATCGAGATGTAA